The following coding sequences lie in one Chelmon rostratus isolate fCheRos1 chromosome 2, fCheRos1.pri, whole genome shotgun sequence genomic window:
- the rrp9 gene encoding U3 small nucleolar RNA-interacting protein 2 isoform X2, producing the protein MSSSFFIKKKENPKLVKKGKNTELPKRKGDVDSAGKSKVRAKKPNSKYNEEISSDSETESHVGSKKRQSNEENEYEETPQEKKLRLAKLYLEQLKEEEEQKAEDDSFETDLIAGRLQEEVLEQKGKLQRLIAKDLMPPDASEIRLLRGHKLPITCLVVTSDDKYIFSAAKDCSIIKWDVESGKKLHTMPGGRKGTEDRHVGHTAHILCMAISSDGKYLATGDMNNLIMIWEAETCKHLYKFTGHKGPVSGLSFRKGTHDLYSASHDRSVKVWNVDENAYVETLFGHQDAITGLDSLSRERCVTAGGRDRSVRVWKIAEESQLVFHGHEGSIDCIQLINEEHMITGADDGSVSLWSVNKKKPLSTVKQAHGCHGDAGLEQPHWVASVAALQNSDTVASGSHNSQVQLWKCGQYYRGLEPLFSIPVSGFVNSLKFSSSGQFLVAGVGQEHRLGRWWRMKEAKNGIYIIPLKRKPPNPEEAKMAE; encoded by the exons ATGTCTTCGTCTTTCtttataaagaaaaaagaaaaccccaAATTAGTCAAGAAGGGGAAAAATACAGAGCTGCCAAAGCGAAAG GGTGATGTGGACTCCGCCGGAAAGAGTAAAGTACGGGCGAAGAAACCCAACTCCAAATACAACGAAGAGATTTCCAGCGACTCTGAGACAGAGAG TCACGTAGGGTCCAAGAAAAGACAGTCCAATGAGGAGAATGAGTATGAGGAAACGCCACAGGAGAAGAAGCTCCGATTAGCCAAACTTTACCTCGAGCAGCTAAAGGAAGAAG AggaacagaaagcagaagaCGACTCCTTTGAGACTGATCTGATTGCTGGCAGACTTCAAGAAGAAGTG CTTGAACAAAAAGGAAAGCTTCAGCGACTTATTGCCAAAGAT CTCATGCCGCCGGATGCTTCAGAGATCAGACTGTTAAGAGGACACAAACTTCCGATTACCTGTCTGGTCGTCACCTCTGATGACAAGTACATCTTTTCTGCTGCCAAGGACTGCTCCATTATTAAAT GGGATGTCGAGAGTGGGAAGAAACTGCACACAATGCCAGGGGGAAGGAAAGGCACAGAGGATCGGCATGTTGGACACACAGCTCATATACTGTGTATGGCCATATCGTCAGATGGAAAATACTTA GCCACTGGAGACATGAACAATCTGATCATGATCTGGGAGGCAGAAACATGTAAACATCTATATAAATTCACAGGACACAAAGGCCCTGTGTCG GGTCTTTCATTCCGGAAGGGGACTCATGATCTGTACAGCGCCTCTCATGATCGCTCAGTAAAGGTGTGGAACGTGGATGAGAACGCATATGTGGAAACTCT CTTTGGGCATCAGGACGCTATCACAGGACTGGACAGCTTGAGCCGTGAGCGCTGTGTGACTGCAGGAGGAAGGGACCGCTCAGTCAGGGTGTGGAAGATAGCCGAGGAGTCTCAGCTGGTGTTCCACGGCCACGA GGGTTCAATCGACTGTATCCAGCTCATAAATGAGGAGCACATGATAACAGGAGCTGATGATGG ctctgtgtctctttgGAGTGTCAACAAGAAGAAGCCTCTCAGCACAGTGAAGCAGGCTCacggttgccatggtgatgccGGGCTGGAGCAGCCTCATTGGGTGGCTTCGGTAGCCGCGCTCCAGAACTCGGATACCGTCGCCTCAG GTTCACACAACTCACAGGTGCAGCTGTGGAAGTGTGGCCAATACTACCGGGGACTGGAGCCTCTATTCAGTATTCCAGTG TCTGGGTTTGTCAACAGTCTGAAGTTTTCGAGCTCTGGTCAGTTCTTGGTGGCAGGAGTTGGACAGGAACACAG gctGGGTCGATGGTGGAGAATGAAAGAGGCCAAGAATGGGATCTATATTATTCCCCTTAAACGGAAACCTCCTAATCCAGAGGAAGCCAAGATGGCTGAATAG
- the rrp9 gene encoding U3 small nucleolar RNA-interacting protein 2 isoform X1, protein MSSSFFIKKKENPKLVKKGKNTELPKRKGDVDSAGKSKVRAKKPNSKYNEEISSDSETESHVGSKKRQSNEENEYEETPQEKKLRLAKLYLEQLKEEEEQKAEDDSFETDLIAGRLQEEVLEQKGKLQRLIAKDLMPPDASEIRLLRGHKLPITCLVVTSDDKYIFSAAKDCSIIKWDVESGKKLHTMPGGRKGTEDRHVGHTAHILCMAISSDGKYLATGDMNNLIMIWEAETCKHLYKFTGHKGPVSGLSFRKGTHDLYSASHDRSVKVWNVDENAYVETLFGHQDAITGLDSLSRERCVTAGGRDRSVRVWKIAEESQLVFHGHEGSIDCIQLINEEHMITGADDGSVSLWSVNKKKPLSTVKQAHGCHGDAGLEQPHWVASVAALQNSDTVASGASGCSHNSQVQLWKCGQYYRGLEPLFSIPVSGFVNSLKFSSSGQFLVAGVGQEHRLGRWWRMKEAKNGIYIIPLKRKPPNPEEAKMAE, encoded by the exons ATGTCTTCGTCTTTCtttataaagaaaaaagaaaaccccaAATTAGTCAAGAAGGGGAAAAATACAGAGCTGCCAAAGCGAAAG GGTGATGTGGACTCCGCCGGAAAGAGTAAAGTACGGGCGAAGAAACCCAACTCCAAATACAACGAAGAGATTTCCAGCGACTCTGAGACAGAGAG TCACGTAGGGTCCAAGAAAAGACAGTCCAATGAGGAGAATGAGTATGAGGAAACGCCACAGGAGAAGAAGCTCCGATTAGCCAAACTTTACCTCGAGCAGCTAAAGGAAGAAG AggaacagaaagcagaagaCGACTCCTTTGAGACTGATCTGATTGCTGGCAGACTTCAAGAAGAAGTG CTTGAACAAAAAGGAAAGCTTCAGCGACTTATTGCCAAAGAT CTCATGCCGCCGGATGCTTCAGAGATCAGACTGTTAAGAGGACACAAACTTCCGATTACCTGTCTGGTCGTCACCTCTGATGACAAGTACATCTTTTCTGCTGCCAAGGACTGCTCCATTATTAAAT GGGATGTCGAGAGTGGGAAGAAACTGCACACAATGCCAGGGGGAAGGAAAGGCACAGAGGATCGGCATGTTGGACACACAGCTCATATACTGTGTATGGCCATATCGTCAGATGGAAAATACTTA GCCACTGGAGACATGAACAATCTGATCATGATCTGGGAGGCAGAAACATGTAAACATCTATATAAATTCACAGGACACAAAGGCCCTGTGTCG GGTCTTTCATTCCGGAAGGGGACTCATGATCTGTACAGCGCCTCTCATGATCGCTCAGTAAAGGTGTGGAACGTGGATGAGAACGCATATGTGGAAACTCT CTTTGGGCATCAGGACGCTATCACAGGACTGGACAGCTTGAGCCGTGAGCGCTGTGTGACTGCAGGAGGAAGGGACCGCTCAGTCAGGGTGTGGAAGATAGCCGAGGAGTCTCAGCTGGTGTTCCACGGCCACGA GGGTTCAATCGACTGTATCCAGCTCATAAATGAGGAGCACATGATAACAGGAGCTGATGATGG ctctgtgtctctttgGAGTGTCAACAAGAAGAAGCCTCTCAGCACAGTGAAGCAGGCTCacggttgccatggtgatgccGGGCTGGAGCAGCCTCATTGGGTGGCTTCGGTAGCCGCGCTCCAGAACTCGGATACCGTCGCCTCAGGTGCCTCTGGCT GTTCACACAACTCACAGGTGCAGCTGTGGAAGTGTGGCCAATACTACCGGGGACTGGAGCCTCTATTCAGTATTCCAGTG TCTGGGTTTGTCAACAGTCTGAAGTTTTCGAGCTCTGGTCAGTTCTTGGTGGCAGGAGTTGGACAGGAACACAG gctGGGTCGATGGTGGAGAATGAAAGAGGCCAAGAATGGGATCTATATTATTCCCCTTAAACGGAAACCTCCTAATCCAGAGGAAGCCAAGATGGCTGAATAG
- the LOC121623894 gene encoding uncharacterized protein LOC121623894 produces MPPKREAGATPTQPPLKMIKIGSDAHEFGGDPVEDKYRLAEESNYSPFPSNEHETIEFDEENVSSPGIRTDTISLLMKIEQLQAQLKYERRCRILAERELRELKEMNTLMMQMRHTAHELRVTLDHVLQGGETAVAGQNSQDETISFLNEPEAEMRAVHSIPEDDHNFSYLSETLRVPKNLYERIAEIADYKKYTSALLMILFDRETLATHSLQGRRNTFTGDECHKPQLPPEILRSIIDHVAAKFSVDRSQIKTAIRTKLNNEDKLLKKRLGLGKAENKAIVDQSFCQDASLLPENGAMRNDSQL; encoded by the exons ATGCCACCCAAGAGAGAAGCAGGAGCGACTCCGACACAGCCTCCACTCAAGATGATAAAAATCGGCTCTGATGCTCATGAGTTTGGCGGCGATCCAGTGGAGGATAAGTACAGGTTGGCTGAGGAGTCCAACTACTCACCTTTCCCCAGCAATGAG CATGAAACCATTGAGTTTGATGAGGAAAATGTGTCAAGTCCAGGAATCAGAACAGACACCATCAGTCTCCTCATGAAGATCGAGCAGCTGCAGGCACAGCTCAAATATGAACGCAGGTGTAGGATTTTGGCCGAGAGGGAGTTGAGAGAGCTGAAAG AGATGAACACTCTAATGATGCAGATGAGGCACACGGCGCACGAGCTGCGGGTCACTCTGGATCACGTTCTCCAAGGGGGCGAGACAGCAGTGGCGGGGCAGAACTCTCAGGATGAAACCATCTCTTTCCTGAATGAGCCTGAGGCAGAGATGAGAGCAGTTCATAGCATCCCGGAG GACGATCACAACTTCTCATATCTCTCTGAGACTCTTCGAGTGCCGAAAAATCTTTACGAGCGCATTGCAGAGATTGCAGACTACAAGAAGTACACATCAGCACTGCTGATGATACTTTTTGACAGAGAAACGCTGGCCACGCACTCTCTGCAGGGCCGCAGGAACACCTTTACTGGAGACGAATGCCACAAGCCTCAACTGCCACCTGAGATCTTGAGAAGCATAATTG ATCACGTGGCCGCCAAGTTCAGCGTCGATCGCAGCCAAATAAAAACCGCCATCCGCACAAAGTTGAATAATGAGGACAAACTGTTAAAGAAGAGACTGGGCTTGGGTAAAGCCGAAAACAAAGCAATCGTCGATCAAAGCTTTTGCCAAGATGCTTCACTCCTGCCTGAAAACGGAGCAATGAGAAACGATTCTCAGTTGTAG
- the si:ch211-213o11.11 gene encoding probable G-protein coupled receptor encodes MEENSTFLTPEYNDSTTVWAPMPSAPSRLLGTLPNLQTRFKDLTGIFFMVTLNVLALLANTAVLVVVTKAPHLRKFAFVCHLCAVDLLCAILLMPLGIVSSSPYFVGVVFTVLECQVYVSLNVILIAASIFTITAISVERYYYIVHPMRYEVKMTLKLTAAVIAMVWVASTMLGLSTAFGWPSYGSLSSISAARCSLHWSHSDHRRVFSVLFSVTCFCLPAVVIFAVYCNVYKVARVAARQHGPLPLWTNSQLKHRSDSINSQTTIITTRNAPRRFMRDRPFGGGKAALTLVVIVGQFLICWLPYFAFHLHLTLDATLKIPDDLEEAVTWLAYSSFAINPFFYGLLNRQIREELCKLRRCYSTRPVELTVSSHEGSGHENFLQFLHRTSCTVETRASFATSSPRSTLDQTGQTGFRIPGQIPEEFS; translated from the coding sequence ATGGAGGAGAACAGCACATTTCTTACCCCTGAGTACAATGACAGCACCACCGTTTGGGCACCAATGCCCTCAGCTCCCAGCAGACTGCTGGGCACCCTTCCCAACCTGCAGACACGCTTCAAGGACCTGACAGGGATATTTTTCATGGTGACCCTGAATGTTCTGGCTCTCCTGGCCAACACCGCTGTTCTGGTTGTTGTCACAAAAGCCCCTCACCTCAGGAAATTTGCCTTTGTGTGCCACCTGTGTGCAGTGGACCTGCTGTGTGCCATCTTGCTCATGCCTCTTGGGATTGTGTCCAGCTCTCCGTACTTTGTCGGTGTGGTGTTCACAGTGCTGGAGTGCCAGGTCTACGTCTCTCTCAATGTAATCCTCATAGCTGCCTCAATCTTCACCATCACAGCCATCAGTGTGGAGCGCTACTACTACATCGTCCACCCCATGCGCTACGAGGTCAAGATGACGCTGAAGCTGACTGCAGCCGTGATCGCGATGGTGTGGGTGGCCTCTACCATGCTGGGGCTGTCCACCGCGTTCGGTTGGCCGTCCTACGGCAGCCTGAGCTCCATCAGCGCTGCACGCTGCTCGCTGCACTGGAGCCACAGTGACCACAGGCGAGTCTTCTCGGTGCTCTTTAGTGTCACCTgtttctgcctgcctgctgttgtgatttttGCTGTGTACTGTAATGTGTACAAGGTGGCCCGAGTGGCAGCTCGCCAGCATGGGCCTCTGCCCTTGTGGACAAACAGTCAACTGAAGCATCGCTCTGACTCAATAAACAGCCAGACCACCATCATCACAACCCGCAACGCACCACGTAGGTTTATGCGCGACCGGCCTTTTGGCGGAGGTAAAGCCGCTCTCACTCTGGTGGTCATTGTTGGCCAGTTTCTGATCTGCTGGCTGCCTTACTTTGCCTTCCACCTCCACCTGACGCTAGACGCAACGCTTAAGATACCTGATGACCTGGAGGAAGCGGTCACCTGGCTGGCGTATTCCTCCTTTGCTATTAACCCATTTTTTTACGGGCTTCTTAACCGGCAGATCAGGGAGGAACTTTGTAAACTGAGGCGCTGCTACTCGACCCGGCCTGTAGAGCTGACTGTCTCCAGCCACGAGGGCTCAGGCCACGAGAACTTCCTGCAGTTCCTCCATAGGACCAGCTGCACAGTAGAGACACGAGCAAGCTTCGCCACTTCCAGTCCTAGAAGCACTCTGGATCAAACTGGGCAGACTGGTTTCAGGATACCAGGACAGATCCCAGAAGAGTTCAGTTAG
- the zgc:172270 gene encoding caveolin-2: MMKGEDSGEVEIDLGDSSDPDEFDNGEEPQMLWRAPPAQEEEENIHTSTLVEISDTKPLINVRDPRGINDCLKVTFEDVIAEPVSVRSGDRVWIWSNALFEVSRVWIYRIVTVLLAVPVSIISGLLFAILSCFHIWMVGPCVQCVFIGTHWLQSLWSIVLDVIVRPFLLSAGRCCRGFSIHLAKE; the protein is encoded by the exons ATGATGAAAGGGGAAGATTCAGGGGAAGTGGAGATTGATTTGGGCGACTCCAGTGACCCTGATGAATTTGATAACGGGGAGGAACCTCAGATGCTGTGGAGGGCCCCTCCTGcccaggaagaagaggaaaacatcCATACGTCTACACTCGTGGAAATCAGTGATACCAAGCCTCTGATTAATGTCAGGGACCCCCGAGGTATCAATGACTGCCTCAAG gtGACGTTTGAGGATGTGATTGCTGAGCCGGTGTCAGTGCGCAGTGGGGACAGAGTGTGGATCTGGAGTAACGCCCTGTTTGAGGTGTCCAGGGTTTGGATCTACAGGATAGTCACAGTGCTTCTGGCCGTTCCGGTGTCAATTATCTCTGGTCTCCTCTTCGCCATCCTCAGCTGCTTCCACATCTG GATGGTTGGTCCTTGTGTCCAGTGCGTCTTCATTGGCACACACTGGCTGCAGAGCCTGTGGAGCATTGTGCTGGACGTCATTGTGCGTCCCTTCCTCTTGAGCGCTGGGAGATGCTGCAGAGGATTCAGCATTCACCTGGCCAAAGAATAA
- the LOC121612560 gene encoding caveolin-3-like yields MLDVPHTRPLILASRASLSELQPAVSQTAGPWPKINHGHEPTIRRDSHTREIDLTNRDPKQINEDVLKVHFEDVIAEPAATHSLDGVWKASYTTFTVSKNWCYLGLTAIFGIPLSLLWGLLFACLSFWHIWAVVPATRSCLIEFQCLRQPYLLVIRAFVHPLFEAVGKMYSGVRVVLRKEV; encoded by the exons atgcTTGATGTG CCACACACCCGGCCTCTCATCTTGGCCTCTCGCGCTTCATTATCTGAGCTTCAGCCTGCTGTTAGTCAGACAGCAGGGCCATGGCCGAAAATTAACCACGGCCACGAGCCGACGATCAGGAGGGATAGCCACACCAGGGAGATCGACCTCACCAACAGGGACCCCAAGCAAATCAACGAGGATGTGCTCAAG GTCCACTTTGAAGATGTGATCGCAGAGCCTGCTGCCACACACAGTCTGGATGGGGTGTGGAAAGCCAGCTACACCACCTTCACAGTGTCAAAGAACTGGTGTTATTTGGGCCTGACTGCCATCTTTGGCATCCCTTTGTCACTGCTTTGGGGCTTgctgtttgcctgtctgtccttctggcACATCTGGGCTGTTGTGCCCGCCACCAGGAGCTGTCTGATTGAGTTCCAGTGTCTGAGGCAACCCTACCTGCTTGTCATACGCGCCTTTGTTCACCCGCTCTTCGAGGCAGTGGGGAAGATGTACAGCGGTGTGAGGGTGGTTCTGCGCAAGGAGGTGTAG